The DNA region cagcatcatggactctatcagcctaccaatttttatcaaaatcggagacgtgatccaaatgtacaaacttttcgagaattaCTCAGATATGAAATGAGTACGAAGTCTGAAAGTTTCACCCATTGCATAGGCCATAGTGGAAAAAGTGAGAGTGAACCTAGCACGGTATTGGCGTATGAAAACTTACCTAACGGGATAGGCAAGAATGAATGTCGAGGGAAGTATCAGAGGAAGGCTGGGGAAATGTAGGTGGACTGTATAAGAACATTAAAAACGCAGGTGAGTGATCACTTGAGATGACGGGCAACAGAGTGGTGTGGAAGAAGACATACTGCACCaaccccaaatgaatgggattAGGGCAAGCGAATGAATGACATTAagccaaaaaaaattaaaattttgaaaaaacccccgaccgcgacatagtggaccgattttcatgaaacatggctaagaacactcccgactaactcagctttcaaacaaaaaaactaaatcgaaatcggttcatccgttcgggacctacgatgccgcagacagacagacagacacgtcaaacttataacaccccgtcgtttttgcgtcggggtttaaaaactGTTGTTTCTATTTCCATTTGCAGAACGTCCTCCAAGACTGCAAGATTATGATTCTACAGGAGGTGAACGAGCCAGTTCTGAACATGGCCGTGTCGAAAGCAGCAACCTTGCTGGGCGCGTACGATTGCAGCATCATTGACAATGTTGTTTGGAATAAGGACTACAATGGGAggtaaacattattattattagtagaCATAACGTGagacatgcgcggatccaggagGGGGGGGttatgaccccctcccccctgTAGCGAGCGTAGcccgggccaactgtatggaaaaatggaaaaagacgtcaggctttgccatacagttggcccgacgctacgcgaGACGCTCGATGTGGGGCCCTACAGTTCTGTATACCtatttttggaacttattcATAGCTTTGTTGCTGAGTACCTATGAGCTATGTATTGTTTCTTTCAGTATTTTCTCATACATGGCGGACGCGATATTCGTAGCGACATCGACACATCATTGCATTCAGCGATTTGCGAACCAAGCCACGGTGCCAGTCATGTGTATGAGGTCTAGAACTCATGCCAGCATACAAGCGCTTTCTACCGTCATGGCTATTATTGTAAGTTGAACTTTGTTTACCTTCGttgcattataaataaataaaaaatattataggacattcttacacagattgactgaggcccacggtaagctcaagaaggcttgtgttgtgggtactcagacaacgatatatataatatataaatacttatatacgaaGAAAACATccttgactcaggaacaaatatctgtgctcatcacacaaataaatgcccttaccgggattcgaacccgggaccgcggcgcagcaggcagggtcactatcgactgcGTCAGACCGGTcatcataatataataaataaatgctattacataggcttgtgtagtacatgtactaatagtacaaaagacacgattccctgcactgtactagacgaattactcccaaatgattctgctctagtacatttagtgcACTCACACACgtgcaacagaatgggagcgaagagccgagaagtgacaatgacagcaaagggATCCGTGACCACAACCGACTGACTCgaaccgagagcgcgcgaaaacggccgatcagcgcTCGGCTAGTACAAGTGAGCGTTACTGCACGCGATATGCACAacttgtctctcgctctctcggtgtctgtcctaaatgtcctaaaagaacgaactagtacacttcggagatcgtactagttgggagcgatcttttcagtgaacgagcaggcacaactctataAGTACTATTACATTTGGGCGATCACATTGCTGAATTGATTGGTTCAGCGGTCTAAGTGTAAGGAGTCGACGCTCATATTTGGCGTTGCAGTTTCAGCGGGGCACGGCGTGCGGCgtacatgtcaaacaattgaagctcatgaAAGTGTCCTGAGTgaacgctgcatagggtggacgtggacgcacgctcgcccgccccacCGAACGCTCCGCGTCCGAGCGTCCACAGTCCTTTcgctaacggctcagccacgacattggtctaagcgcgacagcggtgagcggcggccatacacagcgatgggacttttcattcgcacgtacggctgacgctcaccgctgccgcccTTAGACcaaatgtcgtggctgggccgtaagagtGAACCTGTTAGAAGTGTTTACCTACAGAACAGTTACCTAGGGGGTCCATTCGGGATCCATAAACCTCATTGGCTAGTTCTGTCTTCGGTTGGGATtgggaataggctagtttcctatactgaaaataaaatatttaatgcagACCACGAAATAAaccaccacataattagaagaaatatatggacagtagttaatatgtttaaacataatttatatttaataagtcaaagagaaagatataaagtaaatgaattgaccgtgacgtcacttctcagtatttcatagtatttccatattagcaaatcgttttgacagttcttaaaaagatgctgatttgactagtaggaaactagcctatttttaGCCtctctgcacgggaagcatggtcgcgcgatagacgataaaatagcaggccgtccctatcgcactatttgtaagtgcgatagggacggcctgatattttatcgtctatcgcgcgaccatgcttcccgtgatGACGTTCCGAAGGgggtgaataaataaatatagcgCCTGCAAGATTACATAGCAACGTTTACCATAGCGTGATTAAACTTACCTTACTGTTTTCAATTACAGCGCTTCCTTAGTCTCATCGTCGTTATAGTAACCTGTAAATTTTTAGGCTTAGAgaataattttttaagtggaagaTGTCTGCCTtaggtgagacttgaactcacggcctctggaacaatactccagcgctctgtaAATTATTAGCAAAGAGAATCGAGTCTATAGAGGAACACTGTCAAAGAAAATGCGTAGTCACAGTGCGTAGATTGCTATCGGTCGACACAGGATTAATAAGATTTGACCCAAGTTTTTACTGCCATCTATTTATAGGCTTTGGGTTTCACTAAATTTGGCTTGCTTTTATTAAACTGGTTTCAGGAAGAGTATGGAGAGATGAGATGTCTAAACATAGGTTGGATTGGACCAGCTCATCCTGTGTTGAACTCGTATCTGCTGCTCTGCCCTATGCTTGGAGCGAATATTAAGTTTTGCTGCTGCTGTCCAGTAAGTATTGATTAATATAATGCTATGCCTACACCAATTTTCACATGCCTAACGGCCGAATGTATTAAGGCTCTGAATCTTCATTTGTAACATCTTATGTACCATATATTCTTGTGAATAAATGAAATCTAATCTATAAGGTAAGTACAGGGGGCATTTTGACTGGCATGTAATTTCAACTAATCGACATTTTTCGCTGTTAACTTGAGTGCTATACGTGTCCACTGAACAGGCGTGCCATACGTAACCATGGCCCAGAGCTTTGAGGATCCGGTTACCATCAGGCGAGCCCTGGTCCCGATTCCTGTGTTTCTTATAGACACACCTTcaaactaagtacctacttgtgtgacgataattaggtacttaagatcacaaggtgataaaaaaaaaacaataaatctatGCAGACTTGCTAAGTCAGAAAGACATTTACCACCTAGGACCCGCCGTGTATAACCGCTTGCCTGACAATATAAGAGATGCAGCTACCACCGCCATTTTTAAAGTCagattaaaaaaccggccaagagcgtgtcgagccacgctcagtgtagggttccgtagttttccgtatatttctcaaaaactactgaacctatcaagttcaaaacaattttcctagaaagtctttataaagttgtacttttgtgatttttttcatattttttaaacttatggttcaaaagtagaggggggggacgcacttttttttcctttaggagcgattatttcgaaaatattaatatttcaaaaaacgatcttagtaaacccttattcatttttaaatacctatccaacaatatatcacacgttggggttggaatgaaaaaaaaatatcagcccccaccttaaatgtagggggggtaccctaataaaacatttttttccattttttatttttgcactttgttggcgtgattaatatacatattggtaccaaatttcagctttctagtgctaacggttactgagattatccgcggacggacggacggacggacggacggacagacagacatggcgaaactataagggttcctagttgactacggaaccctaaaaagtggctATTGCTTGAATTGTTTTACGATTACGACGAATTCTTTGAATTGCCGTTGACACTTTAATAGTACGATAAATATgtgataaatataaataaatatacataaatataaataattataactgtatactataattataatatagttTAACATAGATATTGTTTATaccaaatgaaataaatatatttgagtttaatacacaataatattgggttggtaagaaagtaatgagcgatcgattgaattccacatacaatttttgagagagttctagaatcttctatggtcgaaagtatataaagggcgagtcgcacagtatctcgtcagtcattcactagctgtcgccgagctaatataaggaagaaaatggacgaattaaaagtgcatgtaaggcattgcttactatatgaatttcagtctggccattcagccgccgaagcagtgcgtaatatatgtcagcgtgttgctcctgaagttgtgtctgaggccacggcgaaacgatggttccaccagcggtttcgtagtggcgacttttcattatcagatcaacctaagtctggtcgaccggtgaagattgatgtagccaaattaaaaaccttcattgaaggagatccgaggctaacgagtcgtactcttgctaccgagttaggctgctctcatgtcaccatagaaacacatttacacgagttgggaaaaaactacaaatacagtgtttggataccgcacgaacttgatagagatcaactaaaccgccgtgctgatatctgcatacaacttctgtcttttcgccgcacattcaactggttggaccatcttatcactggagatgaaaaatgggttttatatataaatcacacacgcaaacgtcagtggctagctccaaacgaaaaaggaatagaggcaccaaaaacagagcctcacccgaaaaaagctATGCTGTTCGTTTGGtaggatattcatggtattattcactgggaactcctaccaagtggaatgactgttaccgcatcagtatactgtaatcagcttgaaaatttaaaccaaaaaatctttcagaatcgtccacagcatgctaaagtttttttcttacacgacaatgctcgcccacacattgcaaaagtgactcggctaaagctattggagctaggttggaaagtgatacctcatccaccgtacggagagtacggtggatgaggtaggtaggacttggcacctacggatttcgcattgttcagatcgctaagcaatgccttgaatgaaaaaaagttcgatgatcaaacCCATCTACGACactacatagctgagttttttgaatctaaacctaagaacttcttcgccgatgttattcattctttaccagaacgatggagacaagtagtagataacgaaggccgttatatttttgataaatgattaaaataataaattaaataaaaattacaatattggttatgattcgctcattactttcttaccaacccaataacaTAATATACTATTTAGTACTGACATGTAACGATCTGTTATcaaataaatttcatttcatttcatttcatatgtcCGCTCGCCGTCTTGAAAATAATAGCATTCCTAGACCATAAAAGTGTTCTCATCATGCCCAAATTCAAAAAACTATCagtcttatttaaaaatattttaagcgggttactcacgtgttaagtcgatgtagcgttcgacatgtttcgatccattttcgaggatctttctcaagagtagcgaccccgcctttacatatCGAGACTGCATTGCATACTGCGCAATCAGTCTACGAATATTtccaaaatttaagtaattttcTGCACCACAGAAGTGTCCCGTAACCCCACTCCTCTATAAAGCGAGCAAGGACCTCAAAGAGACCACCCACACAGTCGTGGAGACATGTAAGGAGAAGTGTGCGGTGTTAGTTAAATCTGACATTGTCATCGCCGGCCCCACTACGCAGAAGAAGGACAAAATACAGTATTTCACTTTTGGCTTAAAAGTAAGTTcttgttagtgcgttttcacattatccgatccgatatcggatgtcggaccgatatcccatacattacaggcgccatcttggattttttccattgaaacccttccgacatccgaaatcggatcggatagtgtgaaaacggacttacaatACAAGATGATTTTGTGAGTACTagccaaactttgcatagtgacttttgaggtcataatgaacaacttctaTTGGGCATTTTCGAGAAAACAATCACCaaaagtaggtaaattttatgtttttcctactcagaatcacgagccctttcgatctaggacaaacaacaagagacaaaaatatGGTTCTAAACTTTtcaattattttgcatactCTCCAGTTTGTAACCGTTTcctgcaaagaggatcgagtattatagagagttactgtcgaagtaaaatttgtgtaatcacagtgcatagactgccatctcttgacacaggcttgaaacttttgaacctcagttttgacaatttgggccatatttttagtttgatatgttttaaaatgtcaaatattaatattagcgccatctagctgagcgtaccccaaaggtgtaatgccatctaggccaccgtacctttttctgtatggtaggtaccgaggtatgtttttttcttagactttatctgtctatacggagttatatgtctGGTTTCctgtaaatattttatgaaacacTATGTACATAGTGTTTCAAAAATGGTAACTAAGTGGAAAAATTATATTAGGGATACTATTGTTTActtagtaggatcgaaagggctcgtgtcgtgattctgagtaggaaaatttaaatttacctattttggaaaaataaaaggttttgaatctttttcgcgaaaatgctcTATTATGAGACCAATGGCCAAATTTTGgctatttcatacatttcgactgatGTGAAGCCTCTCATTTGTACTTATTGAAATCTTTGCAAATGGAAATGAAAATGTGGTGTCTTTAGTGTCTTAGTAAGTTACAAAAAGTACATTGAATTTAAaatcaggagggcgatttttttATCTCacggattttgtcactaaaataccggttgaaaatggtgacttgcttattattttcagtgacaattttctgaaatcgaacgcgtgagactcaatcAGCCCGTAGGTCATGTTTTGTCACATAATAAGTATCAGCTCTGTCTTTCCAAGATCTACTGACTGATTCAGAGCTTAAGTCAAAATAAAagctaattaaatatttacaggaAATTCAAGGTAGCTGCAACAAGCATTGGATTTTCTTCCACACTTGCCCGAGAGGTGAGGAAGTGAAAGATGATCTGTTTTATCATGAAAACACACGGACATTCAGATGTTTTGAGAACATGCAGTTTATAGCGGCCGCTCTGATGGCAAATGGTGTTAAAGGGCATATATTTTAATGGTTTCACGACGAAGAACCTGTGTGGTAGGGACTcatgaactttgctcagatacCAAACCCAGAGCCCAGCGGGTTGTCAccatacaagcgggcggttataGATAACATCCAGTTTCTGACATAGTGTGCCAATTTTTTGTCTGGTAATGAATGTTTCAACAAATTTCATGTGTTGGtaatgtaaaattgtttttGGTAATTAATTGGAAAAGAAGTAATTGAATTGTGTACAAATAATCGTAATACATGTTTATGAAAAatggtaattatttattacttccTTCAACCCAATGCTCTTTTgaatttatttcatatatttccCTTCAGTAACTTGTAGAAAATAATTACTTGATTATTATCATAACATCAAAATTTATTAACTAGATGTGAGTAGTACTTAAATCTTTAGCTGGGTAGTATGAGTTCAATAAAAGTCAAGTTTAGAATAAGTTTTTTACTAAATTAACAAATTATCTATTTAAtaactacctacttatattacttTATTGAAAACGCTTATTCATAAAATGCGACGGCATcaaaaaattttaatattttacacagttgtacatactttattttattttaagacaaATGTACGAAATGTATGTACAATGATGTTGTAAGTGTTCAAAACATGAAAAAGCATAATCAGCATACCTTTACACTACACTAGTTCGCCGGATTCTTGTACTTCCCTCTCATAAACTTAGGCAAAGTCACAACACCGGAGCAGGGCACTTGTCCGTAGTTCTCACACATGCAAGCTCGCTCACACCCCACACCGAAGTTCGCCGGGTTGTCCTTCTTCTCCGCAGCCAC from Leguminivora glycinivorella isolate SPB_JAAS2020 chromosome 23, LegGlyc_1.1, whole genome shotgun sequence includes:
- the LOC125238400 gene encoding ornithine carbamoyltransferase, mitochondrial-like encodes the protein MSKPNHLICFKQWTAEMVMNIISSAINLKYCYKDTHCKRMNVLQDCKIMILQEVNEPVLNMAVSKAATLLGAYDCSIIDNVVWNKDYNGSIFSYMADAIFVATSTHHCIQRFANQATVPVMCMRSRTHASIQALSTVMAIIEEYGEMRCLNIGWIGPAHPVLNSYLLLCPMLGANIKFCCCCPKCPVTPLLYKASKDLKETTHTVVETCKEKCAVLVKSDIVIAGPTTQKKDKIQYFTFGLKEIQGSCNKHWIFFHTCPRGEEVKDDLFYHENTRTFRCFENMQFIAAALMANGVKGHIF